A single window of Microbacterium croceum DNA harbors:
- a CDS encoding GIY-YIG nuclease family protein has translation MDPILLETLLPPGFDPTRVKLHFAVFNGESFPIDALGNDPDQWQRWNSWRNVNDDFNRQFIFSLAQDRRDPTLWLFGGIWEVVGRRPEPRQHSYDVILRQDLMGPYIKRLFVRVALTGRNRRRNMEACLGDMTVASIAEEPFVGIPFPGHDRIDHSLGEIQTIVKQGRPDWRIALEHMKGVYVIHDTVTGEPYVGSAYGDTGIWQRWSHYALTLHGDNVGLKAHLAATGEEYFRTTMRFALLEFWSMRTDDDHVIDRETYWKQVLVSRALGHNRN, from the coding sequence ATGGACCCGATCCTGCTCGAGACGCTACTGCCGCCAGGGTTCGATCCGACGCGAGTCAAGCTCCATTTCGCCGTTTTCAATGGTGAGTCCTTTCCGATCGACGCGCTCGGCAACGACCCCGATCAGTGGCAGCGGTGGAATTCATGGCGCAACGTGAACGACGACTTCAACCGGCAGTTCATCTTCTCTCTCGCACAGGACCGACGCGATCCGACGCTGTGGTTGTTCGGCGGGATCTGGGAAGTGGTGGGCCGTCGCCCCGAGCCACGACAGCATTCCTACGACGTCATCCTTCGGCAAGACCTCATGGGCCCCTATATCAAGAGGCTCTTCGTGCGCGTGGCGCTCACGGGCCGCAACCGCCGTCGGAACATGGAGGCATGTCTCGGCGACATGACGGTTGCGTCGATTGCCGAGGAACCGTTCGTCGGCATCCCCTTCCCGGGGCACGATCGCATCGATCATTCGCTGGGCGAGATCCAGACGATCGTGAAGCAGGGCCGTCCTGACTGGCGTATCGCGTTGGAGCACATGAAGGGTGTCTATGTCATCCACGACACGGTGACAGGCGAACCCTACGTCGGCTCTGCCTACGGCGACACGGGGATCTGGCAACGCTGGTCCCACTACGCGCTCACCCTCCACGGAGACAACGTCGGGCTGAAAGCTCACCTCGCGGCGACGGGCGAAGAGTATTTCCGAACGACGATGCGATTCGCTCTGCTGGAGTTCTGGTCGATGCGCACAGACGACGATCATGTGATCGACCGCGAGACCTATTGGAAACAGGTGCTGGTCTCCCGGGCCCTCGGGCACAATCGGAACTGA
- a CDS encoding FmdB family zinc ribbon protein, whose translation MPTYAYACTSCGHQFDAVQSFSDDALSVCPECGGALRKQYGSIGVTFNGSGFYRTDSRAKTGGSKDASASSKTESTTSAKPAAASSSASS comes from the coding sequence ATGCCCACTTACGCCTATGCCTGCACATCGTGCGGACACCAGTTCGATGCCGTGCAGAGCTTCTCTGACGACGCTCTCTCGGTCTGCCCCGAGTGCGGTGGCGCCCTGCGCAAGCAGTACGGCTCGATCGGGGTGACCTTCAACGGCTCCGGTTTCTATCGCACCGACTCGCGCGCCAAGACTGGCGGATCGAAGGATGCTTCGGCATCATCGAAGACGGAGTCGACGACGAGCGCCAAACCGGCGGCTGCATCGAGTTCCGCCTCTTCCTGA
- a CDS encoding HNH endonuclease, which produces MDNDLTPDQWQALMDAWEGCAYCQNPAPALQRDCIMPVSRGGRYTLENVVPACASCNASKNNSEVTSWLRRKRLDERAFLVRQATILKSLVPAAEDEGP; this is translated from the coding sequence GTGGACAACGATCTCACTCCCGATCAGTGGCAGGCGCTGATGGACGCCTGGGAGGGCTGTGCCTATTGCCAGAACCCGGCACCGGCGCTGCAGCGCGATTGCATCATGCCCGTCTCCCGCGGCGGAAGATACACCCTCGAAAATGTGGTGCCGGCGTGTGCGTCGTGCAACGCCAGCAAGAACAACAGCGAGGTCACCTCGTGGCTGCGTCGCAAGAGGCTCGACGAACGGGCGTTCCTCGTCCGTCAGGCGACGATCCTGAAGTCCCTCGTCCCCGCAGCGGAGGACGAGGGACCGTAG
- a CDS encoding aspartate aminotransferase family protein, translating to MSTTRNEAELQAMAKDHLWMHFTRQSTMEKSGVPIIVKGDGHHIWDSKGKQYFDGLAGLFVVNAGHGRTRLAEAAAKQASELAFFPLWSYAHPAAIELADRLADEAPGDLNRVFFSTGGGEAVETAFKLAKHYWKLMGKPTKHKVISRSVAYHGTPQGALAITGIPAMKSMFEPVTPGGFRVPNTNFYRAAEMGGPADDLEAFGRWAADRIEEMILFEGADTVAAVFLEPVQNSGGCFPPPPGYFARVREICDRHDVLLVSDEVICAFGRLGHTFACTGLGYVPDMITCAKGMTSGYSPIGATIVSDRIYEPFSKGDMSFPHGYTFGGHPVSAAVALENLAIFDEEGLNQRVRENSPLFRAELEKLLDIPIVGDVRGDGYFFGIELVKDKATKETFDDDESERLLRGFLSPALFEAGLYCRADDRGDPVIQLAPPLTIGQPEFREIEQILRDVLTRAQSVL from the coding sequence ATGAGCACCACACGCAACGAAGCCGAACTCCAGGCGATGGCCAAAGACCACCTCTGGATGCATTTCACCCGGCAGTCCACGATGGAGAAGTCCGGTGTGCCGATCATCGTCAAGGGTGATGGGCACCACATCTGGGACTCGAAGGGCAAGCAGTACTTCGATGGTCTCGCCGGCCTCTTCGTGGTCAACGCCGGACACGGTCGCACCCGACTCGCGGAAGCCGCCGCGAAGCAGGCGTCGGAGCTGGCGTTCTTCCCGCTGTGGTCCTACGCGCATCCGGCCGCCATCGAGCTCGCCGACCGCCTCGCCGATGAGGCGCCGGGCGACCTGAACCGCGTCTTCTTCTCGACCGGAGGCGGCGAGGCCGTCGAGACCGCGTTCAAGCTCGCCAAGCACTACTGGAAGCTGATGGGCAAGCCCACCAAGCACAAGGTGATCTCCCGCTCGGTCGCCTATCACGGCACCCCGCAAGGTGCTCTCGCCATCACCGGCATCCCGGCGATGAAGTCCATGTTCGAGCCCGTGACCCCCGGTGGCTTCCGCGTGCCGAACACCAACTTCTACCGCGCGGCGGAGATGGGTGGACCGGCGGATGATCTCGAGGCCTTCGGCCGTTGGGCGGCGGACCGCATCGAGGAGATGATCCTCTTCGAAGGCGCAGACACGGTCGCCGCGGTCTTCCTGGAGCCTGTGCAGAACTCCGGCGGCTGTTTCCCGCCCCCTCCCGGCTACTTCGCCCGCGTGCGAGAGATCTGCGACCGCCACGACGTACTGCTCGTCTCCGACGAGGTCATCTGCGCGTTCGGACGCCTCGGGCACACGTTCGCGTGCACGGGCCTCGGCTACGTGCCCGACATGATCACGTGCGCCAAGGGCATGACGAGCGGATACTCGCCCATCGGCGCCACGATCGTCAGCGACCGCATCTACGAGCCCTTCTCGAAGGGCGACATGTCGTTCCCGCACGGCTACACGTTCGGCGGCCACCCGGTCTCCGCGGCCGTCGCGCTCGAGAACCTCGCCATCTTCGACGAGGAGGGCCTGAACCAGCGGGTGCGCGAGAACTCTCCGCTGTTCCGCGCCGAGCTCGAGAAGCTCCTCGACATCCCGATCGTCGGCGACGTGCGCGGCGACGGCTACTTCTTCGGCATCGAGCTGGTGAAGGACAAGGCCACCAAGGAGACGTTCGACGATGACGAGTCGGAGCGGCTGCTACGCGGCTTCCTCTCCCCTGCCCTGTTCGAAGCCGGCCTGTACTGCCGCGCGGATGACCGGGGCGACCCCGTGATCCAGCTCGCACCGCCGCTCACGATCGGTCAGCCGGAGTTCCGCGAGATCGAGCAGATCCTGCGCGACGTGCTCACCCGGGCCCAGTCCGTGCTCTGA
- the galU gene encoding UTP--glucose-1-phosphate uridylyltransferase GalU — MGTQKIKAVIPAAGLGTRFLPATKAMPKEMLPVVDKPAIQYVVEEAAEAGIDDILVIIGRNKNAISNHFDSVPELEVKLMEKGDTGRLERVMKSSDIADIHFVRQGEPKGLGHAVLRARTHVGDSSFAVLLGDDLIDERDPLLTDMIAEHERSGAAVIALMEVDPSNIHMYGAAAVEPIDGSESVRVTGLVEKPAQEDAPSNLAVIGRYVLPASVFEILERTEPGKGGEIQLTDALQEMAADPDGPGVVGVIFRGRRYDTGDRVDYIKAIVQLASDREDLGPELRPWLKEFAERL; from the coding sequence ATGGGTACGCAGAAGATCAAGGCCGTCATTCCTGCCGCAGGCCTGGGGACTCGATTCCTGCCAGCCACCAAGGCGATGCCGAAGGAGATGCTCCCGGTCGTCGACAAGCCGGCCATCCAGTATGTCGTCGAAGAGGCGGCGGAAGCGGGCATCGACGACATCCTGGTCATCATCGGCCGCAACAAGAACGCCATCTCCAACCACTTCGACTCCGTGCCGGAGCTCGAGGTGAAGCTCATGGAGAAGGGCGACACGGGCCGCCTCGAGCGCGTCATGAAGTCGAGCGACATCGCCGACATCCATTTCGTGCGTCAGGGTGAGCCGAAGGGGCTCGGGCACGCGGTGCTGCGCGCCCGCACGCACGTCGGCGACAGTTCGTTCGCGGTGCTGCTGGGCGATGACCTCATCGATGAGCGCGACCCGCTGCTGACCGACATGATCGCCGAGCACGAGCGCAGCGGCGCCGCGGTGATCGCTCTGATGGAGGTCGACCCCTCCAACATCCACATGTACGGCGCCGCCGCCGTGGAGCCGATCGACGGCTCTGAGTCGGTCCGCGTGACCGGACTCGTCGAGAAGCCCGCGCAGGAAGATGCTCCTTCCAACCTCGCCGTGATCGGACGCTACGTGCTCCCCGCCTCGGTGTTCGAGATCCTCGAGCGCACCGAGCCGGGCAAGGGCGGCGAGATCCAGTTGACGGATGCGCTGCAGGAGATGGCGGCAGACCCCGACGGCCCCGGTGTGGTGGGCGTGATCTTCCGCGGTCGGCGTTACGACACGGGTGACCGTGTCGACTACATCAAGGCGATCGTGCAGCTCGCCTCCGACCGTGAGGACCTCGGCCCCGAGTTGCGGCCGTGGTTGAAGGAGTTCGCGGAACGCCTGTAG
- a CDS encoding GNAT family N-acetyltransferase yields the protein MDLTAGIRHGAIELRLIRSKDARPLQHELLTNRSWLQRWEATVPYGSVSFDMRLSIRRLLQQYKDGAGYPFVMEYDGEVAGQLNVWGVARGSLCSATIGYWVSERFAGRGITPTAVALATDACFTEYGLHRMEICIRPENVASLRVVQKLGFRYEGLRRRYIHIDGDWRDHYAFALTREDVPQGVLARWLNGQVPPDASTVPPADRLSL from the coding sequence ATGGATCTGACGGCAGGCATCAGGCACGGGGCGATCGAGCTGCGGCTCATCCGCTCGAAGGACGCACGTCCGCTGCAGCACGAGCTGCTGACCAACCGGTCATGGCTGCAGCGGTGGGAGGCGACGGTTCCCTACGGGAGCGTCTCGTTCGACATGCGCCTGAGCATCCGGCGACTCCTTCAGCAGTACAAGGACGGTGCCGGCTACCCGTTCGTCATGGAGTACGACGGCGAGGTCGCCGGTCAGCTGAACGTGTGGGGTGTTGCTCGCGGCTCGCTGTGCTCGGCCACCATCGGCTACTGGGTGAGCGAGCGTTTCGCCGGCCGGGGGATCACCCCCACGGCCGTCGCGCTCGCGACCGATGCCTGCTTCACCGAGTACGGACTGCACCGGATGGAGATCTGCATCCGCCCCGAGAACGTGGCGAGCCTGCGCGTGGTGCAGAAGCTGGGGTTCCGCTACGAGGGGCTGCGGCGTCGCTACATCCACATCGATGGGGACTGGCGGGATCACTATGCCTTCGCGCTCACCCGGGAGGACGTTCCGCAGGGAGTTCTGGCGCGTTGGCTGAACGGTCAGGTGCCTCCCGACGCGTCGACGGTGCCTCCCGCTGACCGTCTGAGTCTCTGA
- the mscL gene encoding large conductance mechanosensitive channel protein MscL has product MLKGFKEFILRGNVIDLAVAVVIGGAFTTIVNAVVASVINPLVSLFFKADAAGNFGPQLTSIYGEKVTFPIGDLVSAVISFLAVAVVVYFVFVVPMNHYKARVAAKKGTPAEEPAAATEAELLLEIRDLLAKNQRS; this is encoded by the coding sequence ATGCTCAAAGGTTTCAAGGAGTTCATCCTCCGCGGCAACGTCATCGACCTGGCTGTGGCCGTCGTCATCGGCGGTGCATTCACCACGATCGTGAACGCCGTCGTCGCCAGCGTCATCAATCCGCTCGTGTCCCTCTTCTTCAAGGCGGATGCCGCGGGCAACTTCGGCCCGCAGCTCACGAGCATCTATGGCGAGAAGGTCACCTTCCCGATCGGCGATCTGGTCTCGGCCGTCATCAGCTTCCTCGCCGTTGCCGTTGTCGTCTACTTCGTGTTCGTCGTGCCGATGAACCACTACAAGGCGCGCGTCGCCGCGAAGAAGGGCACTCCCGCAGAAGAGCCCGCCGCAGCCACCGAAGCCGAGCTCCTGCTCGAGATCCGCGACCTGCTCGCCAAGAACCAGCGCAGCTGA
- a CDS encoding Lrp/AsnC family transcriptional regulator encodes MSPTRRHPTLDEVSKTIIELLQEDGRRSYSDIGRVVGLSEAAVRQRVQRLTESGIMQIVAVTDPMQLGFHRQAMIGIRVSGDARRVAEAVAAIEAIDYVVITVGAFDVLAEVVCEDDEDLLSLINDVIRPIEGVLSTETFIYAKLQKQLYNWGTR; translated from the coding sequence ATGAGCCCGACGAGAAGACACCCCACGCTGGATGAGGTCTCGAAGACGATCATCGAGCTCCTGCAGGAAGACGGCCGTCGCTCGTACTCCGATATCGGCCGTGTGGTCGGCCTGAGCGAGGCGGCGGTCCGTCAGCGCGTGCAGCGGCTCACAGAGTCCGGCATCATGCAGATCGTCGCCGTGACCGACCCCATGCAGCTCGGCTTCCACCGCCAGGCCATGATCGGCATCCGCGTCTCCGGCGATGCACGCCGGGTCGCCGAGGCGGTCGCCGCGATCGAGGCGATCGACTACGTCGTCATCACCGTGGGCGCCTTCGACGTGCTCGCCGAGGTCGTCTGCGAGGACGACGAAGACCTGCTCTCGCTGATCAACGACGTCATCCGTCCGATCGAGGGGGTTCTCTCGACCGAGACCTTCATCTACGCCAAGCTGCAGAAGCAGCTCTACAACTGGGGGACCAGATGA
- a CDS encoding methylated-DNA--[protein]-cysteine S-methyltransferase yields MTFRYDFAPTPFGDALAVFSDEGIVRFDLSESEDPSVPWLLEGVARELGALPEPAPGAADELSRLLEAYFEGEPVRFTDHVELDWRLAHGFSRTALQTIGTIEWGETMSYGEVAVLAGHPGAARAVGTACRLTPFSIVVPVHRVVRSDGSPGHYGAHPDRKRFLLDLEAR; encoded by the coding sequence ATGACCTTCCGCTACGACTTCGCTCCGACGCCGTTCGGCGACGCTCTCGCGGTGTTCTCCGATGAGGGCATCGTGCGGTTCGACCTCTCCGAATCCGAAGACCCATCCGTCCCCTGGCTGCTGGAGGGCGTCGCACGGGAGCTCGGCGCCCTCCCTGAACCCGCCCCCGGCGCGGCAGACGAGCTGTCCCGACTCCTCGAGGCCTACTTCGAGGGTGAGCCCGTGCGCTTCACCGACCATGTGGAGCTCGACTGGCGCCTCGCCCACGGCTTCTCGCGGACCGCGCTGCAGACGATCGGCACGATCGAGTGGGGCGAGACCATGAGCTACGGCGAGGTCGCGGTGCTCGCCGGTCACCCCGGGGCCGCGAGGGCGGTCGGCACCGCCTGCCGGCTCACCCCGTTCTCGATCGTCGTGCCCGTGCACCGCGTGGTGCGCTCCGACGGATCACCAGGGCACTACGGCGCGCACCCCGATCGGAAACGCTTCCTGCTCGACCTCGAAGCACGCTGA
- a CDS encoding AAA family ATPase, producing MAEAAVTLGELHESATGVDVAHAAEAERTRLRAEAADLGGASPLVSFRDGPESGIDISKAHPGSLPQFITGRSTLLSNLFRDEVGLRTARLAAERITAKNTELRTVRGIEAVHLAVGVAHWRIGGVGFSAPVLLRPLAIRRHHSDFELKLQGAFEVNPELVRIAQEHFGLFIDAAALAALAYDGGIFKPQPVIDSLRATARSIDTFSVEPRLVVSTFADVSGAMVRDSRNLDHVVLNALAGHVGDREQVTAPRATPHHTGPDDRAPASDNLLLDADAEQEAVLARIAAGHSLTVATLPGTGGTQTVINALGELVRAGRRVLVVSARRSTLDGVRHRLAGIGLDSLAISPASVRRDLVRAIGRNEKAAAPKVGEVDDALVRLRTVLRDYRQALTAPVGGTGASVLDATRHLTRLASLPVPPSTTARLGAEALHRLADDRSAAASALAQAARLGEFRFGPDDSPWYGVTFSSTEAARAAHELAARLHSNSIPALLERGYELIAQTRMRPFATIDELGEYLGLLQGIRDSLDRFSPTVFERPLGELIQAHGSRRDAPGLSGANRRRLRRLAKEYVRPGVHVTEMHEALLRIQAQRTQWQRFVEAGVAPEVPLGLADVSSAWQRAHAELAELDAALGRREPLAALPVARLVRTLAGLAAKSDVFDNLVERAQLRDRLALWGLEPLLAELSVRHVSEGQVGEELEFAWWQSLLERALQDNRALLGANTAVVDRLERDFRLVDEAHAAMAGPLLAWQLASQWKIAIVDEPQQSQHLRRALTQPGSSTAEIVSAAPSLVDVLAPVWISSPYRVPEIPESVEFDTVLLVDAAAINLAEAAPAIRRARQIVAFGDPVTQRPTPFHIAVDPGDDWEPEVPFDDVSVFERLSELLPVMTLTRSYRAGGEDLAELINDAFYGGEIVSLPWAGSYLGRGSLTVDYVEGGTGAPDPISGAVESPDAEVARVVTLVVEHAVHRPTESLMVVTASRRHAERVRAAVTSAFAGRSDVADFVGRDTAEPFSVLTLEESVAESRDRVIFSLGFGLTKHGRVLSDFGDLSTPDGERLLTVGMTRARRSMVIVSSIRPSSFDDGRLEHGAATLMSILGGLAARGRDARLEDLADPLTLALARELRRLGASVDVDYRGRLPLVAQHQGKAVVIESDPESRGESLRETLRLRPHVLRRLGWHYVRVHAFDLYSDPVTVATRIAAVLGISDSAPRADNDTQPIDIADPDRG from the coding sequence GTGGCGGAGGCCGCAGTGACTCTCGGCGAGCTCCACGAGTCCGCGACCGGCGTCGATGTCGCACACGCCGCCGAGGCGGAGCGAACCAGACTGCGTGCGGAAGCCGCCGACCTCGGAGGCGCATCGCCCCTGGTCAGTTTCCGTGACGGGCCCGAATCCGGGATCGACATCTCCAAGGCGCATCCGGGGAGCCTGCCGCAGTTCATCACCGGCCGGTCGACCCTGCTGTCCAACCTGTTCCGCGACGAGGTCGGACTGCGTACGGCCAGGCTCGCGGCTGAACGCATCACCGCGAAGAACACCGAACTCCGCACTGTCCGTGGGATCGAGGCTGTCCACCTCGCCGTCGGCGTCGCGCACTGGCGCATCGGGGGAGTCGGGTTCTCCGCCCCCGTGCTGCTGCGCCCTCTGGCCATCCGCCGACACCACTCCGACTTCGAGCTCAAGCTGCAGGGTGCCTTCGAGGTGAATCCTGAGCTCGTGCGCATCGCGCAAGAGCACTTCGGCCTCTTCATCGACGCCGCAGCCCTCGCCGCCCTCGCCTACGACGGGGGCATCTTCAAACCCCAGCCGGTGATCGACAGCCTGCGCGCGACGGCCCGCTCGATCGACACCTTCTCGGTCGAACCACGGCTGGTCGTCTCCACCTTCGCCGATGTGAGCGGCGCGATGGTCCGCGACAGCCGCAACCTCGACCACGTCGTGCTGAACGCGCTCGCCGGCCACGTCGGCGATCGTGAACAGGTCACCGCGCCGCGGGCGACGCCGCACCACACCGGGCCCGATGACAGAGCGCCCGCATCCGACAACCTCCTGCTCGATGCGGATGCCGAGCAGGAGGCAGTGCTCGCGCGCATCGCTGCCGGCCATTCGTTGACCGTGGCGACGCTGCCGGGCACCGGCGGCACCCAGACCGTGATCAACGCCCTGGGTGAGCTGGTGCGGGCCGGCCGGCGCGTGCTCGTCGTCTCGGCACGGCGTTCCACGCTCGACGGCGTGCGTCATCGCCTCGCCGGGATCGGTCTGGACAGCCTCGCGATCTCACCCGCCAGCGTCCGCCGCGACCTCGTGCGTGCGATCGGACGCAATGAGAAGGCGGCCGCCCCGAAGGTCGGCGAGGTCGACGATGCACTCGTCCGTCTGCGTACCGTCCTGCGCGACTATCGACAGGCGCTCACCGCACCCGTCGGCGGCACCGGGGCCTCGGTTCTCGATGCCACGCGGCACCTGACCCGCCTCGCCTCGCTTCCCGTGCCTCCGTCGACCACTGCCCGCCTCGGCGCAGAGGCGCTGCACCGTCTGGCCGACGACAGGTCCGCTGCCGCGTCGGCGCTTGCTCAGGCGGCACGACTCGGGGAGTTCCGGTTCGGCCCGGATGACTCGCCCTGGTATGGCGTCACGTTCTCGAGCACGGAGGCGGCGCGAGCAGCTCACGAGCTCGCCGCTCGCCTCCACTCGAACAGCATTCCTGCGCTCCTGGAGCGCGGCTACGAGCTGATCGCGCAGACGCGCATGCGTCCCTTCGCCACGATCGACGAACTCGGCGAGTACCTCGGGCTGCTGCAGGGCATCCGCGACTCGCTCGACCGCTTCAGCCCGACCGTGTTCGAACGGCCGCTCGGCGAACTCATCCAGGCGCACGGCTCGCGCCGCGATGCGCCGGGGCTTTCCGGAGCGAACCGCCGTCGCCTGCGCCGTCTGGCGAAGGAGTACGTCCGGCCCGGCGTGCACGTCACCGAGATGCACGAGGCGCTGTTGCGCATCCAGGCGCAGCGCACGCAGTGGCAGCGCTTCGTCGAGGCGGGGGTGGCGCCCGAAGTGCCGCTCGGACTCGCCGACGTTTCCTCGGCGTGGCAGCGTGCCCACGCGGAGCTCGCGGAGCTCGATGCCGCTCTCGGACGACGCGAACCTCTCGCGGCGCTGCCGGTCGCCCGCCTGGTCCGCACCCTTGCCGGCCTCGCCGCGAAGTCCGACGTCTTCGACAACCTGGTCGAGCGCGCGCAGCTGCGCGATCGACTCGCGCTGTGGGGTCTCGAGCCGCTGCTCGCCGAGTTGTCGGTGCGCCACGTATCCGAGGGCCAGGTCGGCGAGGAGCTCGAATTCGCCTGGTGGCAGTCGCTCCTGGAACGTGCACTTCAGGACAACCGTGCCCTTCTGGGCGCCAACACCGCCGTCGTGGATCGCCTCGAGCGGGACTTCCGTCTGGTGGATGAGGCTCATGCGGCGATGGCAGGACCGTTGCTCGCCTGGCAGCTGGCGAGCCAGTGGAAGATCGCGATCGTCGATGAGCCCCAGCAGTCCCAGCACCTTCGTCGTGCCTTGACCCAACCCGGCTCCAGCACGGCCGAGATCGTCAGCGCCGCTCCGAGCCTGGTCGACGTGCTCGCCCCGGTCTGGATCTCCTCGCCCTACCGCGTACCCGAGATTCCGGAGTCCGTCGAGTTCGACACCGTCCTCCTGGTCGATGCGGCTGCGATCAATCTCGCCGAGGCTGCACCGGCGATCCGCCGTGCGCGTCAGATCGTCGCGTTCGGCGATCCGGTGACGCAGCGCCCCACTCCCTTCCACATCGCCGTCGATCCAGGCGATGACTGGGAGCCCGAGGTCCCCTTCGACGATGTCTCGGTATTCGAGCGGCTCTCGGAGCTGCTGCCGGTGATGACGCTCACGCGCAGCTATCGGGCCGGGGGAGAGGATCTCGCCGAGCTGATCAACGATGCCTTCTACGGGGGCGAGATCGTCTCGCTGCCCTGGGCCGGTTCGTATCTCGGACGTGGCAGCCTCACGGTGGACTACGTCGAAGGCGGCACCGGAGCGCCGGATCCGATCTCCGGCGCTGTCGAGAGCCCTGATGCCGAGGTCGCGCGCGTCGTCACGCTCGTGGTCGAGCACGCCGTGCATCGTCCGACAGAGTCGCTCATGGTCGTCACCGCCAGCAGGCGGCACGCCGAGCGCGTGCGCGCGGCGGTCACGTCGGCATTCGCCGGTCGCTCCGACGTCGCCGACTTCGTCGGACGTGACACCGCCGAGCCGTTCTCGGTCCTGACTCTCGAGGAATCCGTCGCGGAGAGCCGCGACCGTGTGATCTTCTCGCTCGGCTTCGGCCTCACCAAGCACGGACGGGTGCTCAGCGACTTCGGCGATCTCTCCACGCCTGACGGTGAGCGCCTGCTCACGGTCGGTATGACGAGAGCTCGTCGTTCGATGGTGATCGTGTCGTCCATCCGCCCCTCCTCCTTCGACGACGGGCGCCTCGAGCACGGCGCGGCGACACTGATGTCGATCCTCGGCGGCCTGGCCGCGCGCGGACGTGATGCCCGCCTGGAGGATCTGGCCGATCCGCTGACCCTCGCTCTCGCCAGAGAGCTGCGGCGCCTCGGCGCCTCCGTCGACGTCGACTACCGCGGACGCCTCCCGCTGGTCGCGCAGCACCAGGGCAAGGCCGTGGTGATCGAGTCCGACCCGGAGTCCCGGGGGGAATCGCTGCGCGAGACGCTGCGTCTGCGCCCGCACGTGCTGCGCCGGCTGGGATGGCACTACGTGCGCGTGCATGCCTTCGACCTCTACAGCGATCCGGTGACGGTCGCCACGCGGATCGCCGCGGTGCTCGGCATCTCCGATTCGGCGCCGCGGGCCGACAACGACACGCAACCGATCGACATCGCCGATCCCGACCGTGGCTGA
- a CDS encoding 5-formyltetrahydrofolate cyclo-ligase, with the protein MSNDVEHAKRALRAELRERRGLLSEAQREAAAAAIGERLDALIDELGARSISCFLSTLSEPGTREFVTRAVRRGIRVLLPITRADGLLDWAVATDDDATTEGLYGLPEPTGEVLGPIAVNDVDLMIVPAAAVDRSGMRMGWGRGYFDKTIGSMEKCPPVYAVIYDSEILDSLPREVHDQPVDGVVTPSQTLNLSPSRR; encoded by the coding sequence ATGTCGAACGACGTCGAGCATGCCAAGCGCGCACTCCGCGCCGAACTGCGCGAGCGCCGCGGACTGCTCTCCGAGGCACAGCGCGAAGCGGCGGCCGCAGCGATCGGCGAACGTCTGGATGCCCTGATCGACGAACTCGGCGCCCGGTCCATCTCCTGCTTCCTCTCCACCCTGAGCGAACCCGGCACCCGGGAGTTCGTGACCAGAGCCGTACGCCGAGGGATCCGGGTGCTGCTCCCGATCACGCGCGCCGACGGACTGCTGGACTGGGCCGTCGCAACCGATGACGACGCGACGACCGAGGGGCTGTACGGACTTCCGGAGCCCACCGGCGAGGTGCTCGGGCCCATCGCCGTGAACGATGTCGACCTGATGATCGTCCCCGCAGCGGCCGTCGACCGATCGGGCATGCGGATGGGGTGGGGCCGCGGCTACTTCGACAAGACCATCGGTTCCATGGAGAAGTGCCCTCCTGTCTACGCAGTCATCTATGATTCCGAGATACTCGACTCCCTGCCCCGAGAGGTGCACGACCAGCCGGTGGACGGCGTCGTCACCCCGTCGCAGACTCTGAACCTGTCGCCGTCGCGACGCTGA